The following are encoded together in the Methanosarcina flavescens genome:
- a CDS encoding endonuclease dU, translating into MNSDFHIKPEIRILGIDDSALLSERVMIVGAVLRGGDWIDGVLRSEITRDGLDATDIICSMIRNSKHYGQIRTVILDGVTYGGFNVVDIQKLYRETGIPVIVVMRSCPDFEKIKSALKYLPDGGERWAMIKRAGKIEKIPGKKKSIYIQRAGIGLETVKKIIQLTSIRSSVPEPLRVAHLIATGIVLGESRGKA; encoded by the coding sequence GTGAATTCAGATTTTCATATTAAGCCCGAAATTCGAATTCTGGGTATAGATGATTCTGCGCTCCTCAGTGAAAGAGTGATGATAGTCGGGGCTGTTTTAAGGGGCGGGGACTGGATTGATGGGGTCCTTCGTTCAGAGATAACTAGAGACGGGCTTGATGCTACTGATATTATCTGCAGTATGATAAGGAATAGCAAACATTATGGCCAGATAAGAACGGTTATTCTCGATGGAGTTACCTATGGAGGCTTTAATGTTGTGGATATACAGAAACTTTACAGGGAAACCGGAATCCCTGTAATTGTGGTTATGCGATCCTGCCCGGATTTTGAGAAAATCAAATCCGCCCTCAAATATCTTCCAGATGGAGGAGAGCGCTGGGCAATGATAAAACGGGCTGGAAAAATAGAAAAAATTCCCGGTAAAAAAAAATCTATTTACATCCAGAGAGCCGGCATAGGCCTGGAAACTGTGAAAAAAATTATTCAGCTTACTTCAATAAGAAGCAGTGTTCCTGAGCCTCTCAGGGTTGCCCATTTAATCGCGACAGGCATTGTTCTGGGAGAATCAAGAGGAAAAGCATAA
- a CDS encoding protein translocase SEC61 complex subunit gamma has product MVESTFEPNITIESVGQTIRAHLRVLKLTKKPSREEFLTIAKVAGIGILVVGAIGFIVYVLLTMLPQWVAQ; this is encoded by the coding sequence ATGGTAGAATCCACGTTTGAACCGAATATAACTATAGAAAGCGTTGGCCAGACAATTCGGGCACACCTGAGAGTCCTGAAACTTACTAAAAAACCGTCCAGGGAAGAATTCTTGACCATTGCCAAAGTTGCAGGTATTGGCATTCTGGTTGTGGGAGCAATCGGATTTATAGTATATGTATTGTTGACAATGTTGCCCCAGTGGGTGGCCCAATGA
- a CDS encoding DUF4367 domain-containing protein has translation MKHTKILFILIFISLALFASGCEEKLSTEEIATKMQEKEASLEDYSCTIHTTVYLNGENDLEEEIQMVYKKPNLMRTSGVEDGKKVESVSDGEFVWSYDVETNTVTKIKLPEEPLITEKDFVSIIGNLLNESEVSMLGVEEVDGRSAYVLETRPKAEESVLSELASRTKVWVDRETWMVLKFSMYDNEGNLSVDVEIRDLKVNVGIPDSEFKFEIPDGTEVVTMDLDEQFKIPENLNLEEARQQASFEILTPEYIPDGYVFNAATVQKFNNTALISESSETVTLSYQKGTESIEIMETVYENEPEKDTSMLEGEKISINGREAYLNEFGDLKILHWKLGEVEIDLIGYLEKAEMLKIAESIREPSTESLQENVTESSQDSFNESESSKLH, from the coding sequence ATGAAGCATACAAAAATATTATTTATACTGATTTTCATAAGCCTTGCTCTTTTTGCATCAGGCTGCGAAGAGAAACTCAGTACAGAAGAAATTGCAACAAAAATGCAGGAGAAAGAAGCCAGCCTTGAGGACTACTCTTGTACAATACACACGACAGTATATCTCAACGGGGAAAATGATCTGGAAGAGGAAATCCAGATGGTGTATAAAAAACCTAACCTTATGAGGACTTCTGGTGTAGAGGATGGAAAAAAAGTCGAATCTGTATCGGACGGAGAGTTCGTATGGAGCTATGACGTTGAAACAAATACTGTCACTAAAATAAAATTGCCTGAGGAACCACTCATAACGGAAAAAGATTTTGTCAGTATCATAGGCAATTTACTGAATGAAAGCGAGGTTTCCATGCTCGGAGTTGAAGAGGTGGATGGAAGAAGTGCATATGTTCTTGAAACCAGACCAAAAGCTGAGGAGAGTGTATTGTCAGAGCTAGCTTCCCGGACAAAAGTATGGGTTGACAGAGAGACATGGATGGTACTTAAGTTCAGTATGTATGACAATGAGGGAAACCTGTCAGTAGACGTGGAAATACGCGACCTGAAAGTAAATGTTGGGATTCCGGATTCGGAGTTTAAATTTGAGATTCCTGATGGGACAGAAGTAGTAACTATGGATCTGGATGAACAATTCAAAATTCCTGAAAACCTGAACCTTGAAGAAGCAAGACAGCAAGCTAGTTTTGAGATTCTTACTCCGGAATATATTCCGGATGGCTACGTGTTTAATGCAGCAACAGTACAAAAATTCAATAATACAGCCCTTATAAGTGAGAGTTCAGAAACTGTAACTCTTAGCTACCAGAAAGGAACCGAAAGCATAGAGATAATGGAAACTGTTTACGAAAACGAGCCAGAAAAAGATACTTCCATGCTGGAAGGCGAAAAGATCAGCATCAACGGAAGAGAAGCATATCTAAATGAATTCGGAGATCTGAAAATATTGCACTGGAAACTTGGAGAAGTCGAAATAGATCTTATAGGGTATCTTGAGAAAGCCGAAATGCTGAAAATTGCTGAATCTATACGTGAACCCTCTACCGAATCATTACAGGAAAACGTTACTGAATCGTCACAGGATTCCTTTAATGAATCTGAATCCTCAAAACTCCACTGA
- a CDS encoding 50S ribosomal protein L11 — protein sequence MTSIVEALVPGGKANPGPPLGPALGPLGVNIKEVVEKINEKTRDYDGMQVPVKVIVDDKKNVEIEVGTPPTASLIMKELGIQKGSGNAGSEVVGNLSISQVAKIARMKREDVLSYDLKSTMKEVIGTCVPMGVTVEGVKAKDSQKALDQGKFDDLLAGEEW from the coding sequence ATGACAAGTATTGTTGAAGCACTTGTCCCGGGAGGAAAAGCAAATCCTGGACCACCTTTAGGTCCGGCGCTTGGTCCACTCGGGGTCAATATAAAAGAAGTGGTCGAAAAGATCAATGAAAAAACCAGGGACTATGATGGAATGCAGGTTCCTGTTAAAGTAATAGTTGACGATAAGAAAAATGTCGAGATCGAAGTAGGCACTCCACCCACCGCATCCCTGATCATGAAAGAGCTAGGGATTCAGAAAGGGTCAGGAAATGCAGGAAGCGAGGTTGTTGGAAACCTCAGCATCTCGCAGGTTGCAAAGATTGCCCGCATGAAAAGGGAGGATGTACTTTCCTACGATCTCAAGTCAACAATGAAAGAGGTAATAGGTACCTGTGTCCCCATGGGCGTAACCGTAGAGGGAGTTAAGGCAAAAGACAGCCAGAAGGCACTCGACCAGGGCAAATTCGATGATTTGCTTGCCGGTGAGGAGTGGTAA
- a CDS encoding proteasome-activating nucleotidase, protein MDLNIIRSSMTESTRSKDESMRSHLGKPGPLYDGIEPGELGEVIESVQDRMRQLESRNSFLEEQCSQIESEKRYLENQKIKYEREIRKLQSELDRMKTSPLIIGTVIDVIKNDRIIVRSSNGPQFLVNVSQYIDEKKLLPGAKVALNQHTLAIAEVIPSTEEPFVAAMEVLESVEVDYDQIGGLDEQIQELQEAVELPLIEPERFARIGIEPPKGVLLYGLPGTGKTLLAKAVAHRTNATFIRVVGSELVQKYIGDGSKLVREIFEMARKKAPSIIFIDELDSIAARRLNETTGADREVQRTLMQLLAEMDGFDKRKNIRIIAATNRPDVLDPAILRPGRFDRHVHVPMPGIEARRKILEIHCEKMALAEDIDFKKLAKATEGMSGADLKAVATEAGMFAVRKDKEFVEMADFLEAVDKVSMAADTQKMMPSNLPESMFV, encoded by the coding sequence ATGGACTTAAATATTATTCGGAGCTCCATGACGGAAAGTACCAGAAGTAAGGATGAAAGCATGCGCAGTCACCTTGGTAAGCCCGGACCTTTATATGACGGAATCGAGCCTGGAGAGCTGGGGGAAGTAATTGAAAGCGTCCAGGACCGAATGAGGCAACTTGAAAGCCGAAACAGTTTTCTGGAAGAGCAGTGCAGCCAGATTGAATCCGAAAAACGTTATCTGGAAAACCAGAAGATAAAGTATGAACGGGAAATCCGAAAGCTGCAGTCTGAACTCGATCGGATGAAGACCTCTCCGCTCATCATTGGTACGGTCATTGACGTGATTAAGAATGACAGGATAATTGTCCGGAGCAGCAACGGACCTCAGTTCCTGGTTAATGTCTCACAATATATCGATGAAAAGAAACTGCTGCCAGGGGCAAAGGTTGCCCTGAACCAGCATACGCTCGCCATTGCCGAGGTTATTCCTTCTACGGAAGAACCTTTTGTCGCTGCAATGGAAGTCCTCGAAAGCGTGGAGGTGGACTACGACCAAATAGGCGGTCTAGATGAGCAAATCCAGGAACTTCAGGAAGCAGTCGAACTTCCTCTCATTGAGCCAGAACGTTTTGCCCGGATAGGTATCGAGCCTCCTAAGGGAGTTCTTCTCTATGGGCTCCCGGGAACAGGAAAAACCCTGCTTGCAAAAGCTGTGGCTCACAGAACTAATGCGACCTTTATCAGGGTAGTAGGTTCAGAACTCGTGCAGAAATACATAGGGGATGGTTCCAAACTCGTAAGGGAGATCTTCGAGATGGCCCGGAAAAAAGCCCCGAGTATTATCTTCATTGATGAGCTGGACTCGATTGCCGCAAGGCGTCTGAATGAGACGACCGGTGCAGACCGTGAGGTTCAGAGGACACTCATGCAGTTGCTGGCAGAGATGGATGGCTTTGACAAAAGGAAAAATATCAGGATTATTGCAGCAACAAACCGTCCTGATGTCCTTGACCCGGCTATTCTCAGACCAGGTCGCTTTGATAGGCATGTCCATGTCCCGATGCCCGGAATAGAAGCCAGAAGAAAGATTCTCGAAATTCATTGTGAGAAAATGGCTCTTGCAGAAGATATTGACTTTAAAAAGCTTGCAAAAGCTACCGAAGGAATGAGTGGAGCAGATCTGAAGGCAGTAGCTACAGAGGCAGGTATGTTTGCTGTCAGGAAAGACAAAGAATTTGTTGAGATGGCAGACTTCCTCGAAGCAGTGGATAAGGTATCTATGGCTGCAGATACGCAGAAGATGATGCCCTCCAATCTTCCTGAAAGCATGTTCGTATAA
- a CDS encoding 50S ribosomal protein L10, which produces MAEEKHHTEHIPQWKKDEVENIKNLIQSHKVFGMVGIEGILATKIQKIRRDLKDTAVLKVSRNTLTERALNQLGGSIPEMNKYLDKQTALIFTNESPFKLYKALEQTKTPSPIKGGAIAPVDIVVQKGPTSFPPGPILGELQSAGIPASIEAGKVAVKETKVVCKAGEAVPQKLATMLSKLEIYPLIVGLDLRAAYDDGTIYEPELLAIDESQYFSDIIRAAQNAFNLSVNTAYPTSATIGTLLSKAFAESKNLGVNAVVFDSGVMDALLAKAHIQMTSVASEAANKDANAVDDELREVLGAAASAAAAASVAAAEKKEEEVKEEEEEEEEEEEDHAEEDGMAGLGALFG; this is translated from the coding sequence ATGGCAGAGGAGAAGCATCACACGGAGCACATCCCACAGTGGAAAAAGGATGAGGTAGAAAATATAAAGAATCTCATTCAGTCGCATAAGGTATTCGGGATGGTCGGGATCGAGGGCATTCTTGCAACCAAGATCCAGAAAATTCGCCGTGACCTTAAAGACACTGCGGTGCTCAAAGTCTCAAGGAACACCCTTACAGAGCGGGCTTTAAACCAGCTCGGAGGAAGCATTCCCGAGATGAATAAATATCTTGACAAGCAGACGGCTTTGATATTTACCAACGAAAGTCCCTTCAAACTTTACAAAGCACTTGAACAGACAAAAACCCCTTCTCCGATTAAAGGAGGCGCAATAGCTCCTGTGGATATTGTTGTTCAGAAGGGACCTACAAGTTTCCCACCTGGCCCGATTCTCGGAGAACTCCAGAGCGCAGGAATTCCAGCTTCAATTGAGGCAGGGAAGGTTGCAGTAAAGGAAACAAAGGTTGTCTGTAAAGCAGGTGAGGCAGTCCCACAGAAGCTCGCAACCATGCTTTCAAAGCTGGAAATATACCCACTTATTGTAGGGCTTGACTTAAGAGCCGCTTATGACGATGGGACAATTTACGAGCCGGAACTCCTTGCAATTGACGAAAGTCAGTACTTCTCTGACATTATCAGAGCAGCCCAGAACGCTTTCAATCTCTCTGTTAACACTGCGTACCCGACAAGCGCAACAATCGGCACCCTACTGTCAAAAGCCTTTGCAGAATCAAAGAACCTTGGTGTCAATGCTGTTGTGTTTGATTCCGGAGTCATGGACGCTTTGCTGGCAAAAGCTCATATCCAGATGACATCCGTTGCATCCGAAGCCGCAAACAAAGATGCAAATGCCGTAGATGACGAACTGAGGGAAGTTCTCGGAGCAGCCGCAAGCGCAGCAGCAGCCGCAAGTGTAGCAGCAGCCGAGAAGAAAGAGGAAGAAGTAAAGGAAGAAGAGGAAGAAGAGGAAGAAGAGGAAGAAGACCACGCCGAAGAAGACGGAATGGCCGGTCTCGGTGCCCTTTTCGGATAA
- the ftsZ gene encoding cell division protein FtsZ, translated as MRSIVEEALARSALEERGGQREYSNLDYSNVDSDVDAELEEILKSLKTTIKVIGCGGGGSNSIQRMMGEGIQGADLVAVNTDAQHLLHIRSGKKILIGKKKTRGLGAGSLPQIGEDAAIESIDEINKVVEGSDMVFITAGLGGGTGTGSAPVVAEAARDAGALTIAVVTLPFSVEGHVRRTNAEAGLERLRDVADTVIVVPNDKLIEVVPRLPLQAAFKVSDEVLMRAVKGITELITKPGLVNLDFADIRTVMQNGGVAMIGLGESDGENKAAESVQKALRSPLLDVDISGATSALVNVIGGPDMTISEAECVVQEVYSRIDPNARLIWGAQIDPDLEQTVRTMIVVTGVTSAQIYGHGSNKSITFKYGIDFVE; from the coding sequence ATGAGATCCATTGTGGAAGAAGCCCTTGCTCGATCTGCCCTGGAAGAGCGTGGCGGGCAGAGAGAGTACTCAAATTTAGATTACTCTAACGTAGACTCAGATGTTGATGCTGAACTTGAAGAGATCCTCAAAAGCCTTAAAACAACCATCAAAGTGATAGGTTGCGGAGGTGGCGGTTCAAACAGCATCCAGCGCATGATGGGCGAAGGAATCCAGGGAGCTGACCTAGTAGCTGTAAATACCGATGCCCAGCACCTTCTTCATATACGCTCCGGTAAAAAGATTCTCATCGGGAAAAAGAAAACCCGTGGACTTGGCGCCGGAAGTCTCCCCCAGATCGGAGAAGATGCAGCAATCGAGAGTATCGACGAGATTAACAAAGTTGTCGAAGGCTCTGACATGGTCTTTATCACCGCAGGACTTGGAGGAGGAACCGGTACAGGATCGGCGCCCGTAGTAGCTGAGGCTGCCAGAGACGCAGGAGCCCTTACGATTGCAGTTGTCACCCTGCCCTTCAGTGTGGAGGGCCATGTCCGCAGAACCAATGCAGAGGCAGGTCTTGAACGCCTGAGAGATGTCGCAGACACTGTAATAGTGGTCCCCAACGATAAGCTTATTGAAGTTGTTCCTAGGCTCCCACTTCAGGCTGCCTTCAAAGTCTCAGACGAAGTTCTTATGAGAGCCGTGAAGGGTATAACCGAACTGATTACAAAGCCAGGACTTGTAAACCTCGACTTTGCCGATATCAGAACTGTTATGCAGAACGGAGGCGTTGCAATGATAGGTCTTGGAGAATCCGACGGGGAGAACAAAGCTGCTGAATCCGTACAGAAAGCCCTGCGCAGCCCGCTTCTTGATGTGGACATCTCAGGCGCGACTTCTGCCCTTGTTAATGTGATCGGAGGCCCTGACATGACTATTTCAGAAGCTGAGTGTGTGGTTCAGGAAGTTTACAGCCGGATAGACCCAAACGCCCGTCTTATCTGGGGAGCTCAGATCGACCCTGACCTTGAACAGACTGTACGTACAATGATCGTAGTTACAGGAGTCACATCTGCTCAGATTTATGGTCATGGGAGTAACAAGAGCATTACCTTTAAATATGGAATTGATTTTGTAGAGTGA
- a CDS encoding radical SAM protein — protein sequence MSRFNPILAMRALWQIRVRKRPFVLSHGVNARCNMRCKFCGYWKKTGEEPTKEEIFKLLDDARDFGIGVYNAWTVEPLLRKDLPQIMAYAKKIGMITSMVTNGKLLYERAEELVDVDYLSVSVDGVKSYKEIRRMDFETLLKGLKKAIEVRKLQKQRNPILMNCVLTGKNLDDVETLILLAKKLKVKISFEPVHEFPGISKEVWNDIGIRDMEKFRSTVDRIIELKAQDYPIINSRTYLKMVRDGKMDYRCLASGIIMNVTHDGTLETCRVQNEPLGNVIWDGFENVWKNSEKRRKEIVKNCTGCLFFGYTENSLMQSFNPEVLMHYEWM from the coding sequence ATGTCCCGATTTAATCCTATCCTCGCTATGAGAGCCCTCTGGCAGATCAGAGTAAGAAAGCGTCCTTTTGTCCTTTCTCACGGTGTAAATGCTCGGTGCAACATGCGCTGCAAATTCTGTGGGTACTGGAAGAAAACCGGGGAAGAACCGACTAAAGAAGAGATTTTCAAGCTGTTAGACGATGCGAGAGATTTCGGGATAGGAGTTTATAATGCCTGGACTGTAGAGCCTCTCCTGAGAAAGGATCTGCCCCAGATTATGGCATATGCCAAAAAAATCGGGATGATCACTTCCATGGTCACAAATGGAAAGCTGCTTTACGAGAGAGCGGAAGAGCTTGTGGATGTGGATTATCTTTCGGTTTCTGTGGATGGGGTAAAAAGTTATAAAGAAATCCGTCGAATGGACTTCGAAACTCTGTTGAAGGGCTTAAAGAAAGCTATTGAGGTTAGAAAACTCCAGAAACAGAGGAATCCCATCCTGATGAACTGCGTACTCACAGGAAAAAATCTTGACGATGTCGAGACCCTTATTTTACTTGCAAAAAAGCTGAAAGTGAAGATTTCCTTCGAGCCTGTCCATGAGTTTCCCGGAATCAGTAAGGAAGTATGGAACGACATTGGAATCCGTGACATGGAGAAATTCCGCAGTACAGTTGACCGCATAATCGAGCTTAAAGCGCAGGATTACCCGATCATAAACTCCAGAACCTATCTTAAAATGGTCAGGGATGGGAAAATGGACTACAGATGCCTTGCCAGCGGGATTATTATGAACGTGACACATGACGGCACTCTGGAGACCTGCCGTGTGCAAAACGAGCCCCTTGGAAACGTTATCTGGGACGGCTTTGAGAACGTCTGGAAAAACTCCGAAAAGCGCCGAAAGGAGATTGTCAAAAACTGCACAGGTTGCCTCTTTTTTGGATACACGGAAAATAGTTTGATGCAGAGTTTTAATCCCGAAGTTCTAATGCATTATGAGTGGATGTAA
- a CDS encoding SAM hydrolase/SAM-dependent halogenase family protein, with protein sequence MPLISLTTDFGDLYPAAMKAIILGINPEVQIIDITHSIRQAGIREGAFALYSLVQYFPHGTVHIGVVDPGVGTSRRALAIKAGDEGKEQFFVGPDNGLLIPAACRLGKMEVHEITNPELMLESGISATFHGRDIFAPVGAHLSKGTSIDAVGPEISDFVNLNFENFGIDGSFLVGEVIFTDNFGNVITNIPENIILRFSTFGSQMEVNGRKVSFVQTYGLVGQEEPLALIGSHGFLEIAVNKGSAARQFGLKSGEQVVIKTV encoded by the coding sequence ATGCCCTTAATTTCCCTGACTACTGACTTTGGGGACCTTTATCCCGCAGCTATGAAAGCCATTATTCTGGGAATTAACCCGGAGGTGCAGATAATCGATATAACCCATTCCATCCGGCAGGCTGGAATACGGGAAGGAGCTTTTGCTCTTTATTCACTTGTTCAATATTTCCCTCATGGGACTGTGCATATTGGCGTCGTCGATCCAGGTGTCGGCACTTCCCGCCGCGCTCTCGCCATTAAAGCAGGTGATGAAGGAAAAGAACAGTTTTTTGTCGGCCCTGACAACGGGCTCCTTATACCTGCAGCGTGCCGCCTTGGGAAGATGGAAGTACACGAAATTACAAATCCCGAACTCATGCTTGAATCCGGAATTTCTGCAACTTTTCACGGAAGGGATATTTTTGCGCCTGTAGGAGCCCACCTCTCAAAAGGTACATCTATCGATGCTGTCGGGCCCGAAATATCGGACTTTGTGAACCTTAATTTCGAAAATTTCGGAATTGACGGATCCTTTCTTGTCGGGGAGGTTATTTTTACAGACAATTTCGGGAATGTAATCACCAATATTCCGGAAAATATCATCTTAAGATTCTCTACTTTCGGCTCACAGATGGAAGTAAACGGCAGAAAGGTATCCTTTGTTCAGACCTACGGTCTTGTCGGGCAGGAAGAGCCCCTTGCCCTTATAGGCAGTCATGGTTTCCTGGAGATTGCGGTAAACAAGGGAAGTGCTGCGCGCCAGTTCGGGCTGAAGAGCGGAGAGCAGGTGGTAATAAAGACTGTGTAA
- a CDS encoding epoxyqueuosine reductase codes for MRLKNRIESIIKAAAANPGTETRYREPIVGYASTDDPIFDEMKKIIGPHHLHPKEIFLEARTVVTFFLPFEKDLVKRNWKSPDPVKEWIQARSETDYLIEEINKKLKAELAKEDVKAVVPEVTFDYKNRGFDFAWSHKSAAFAAGLGTFGFHHMLITKAGCAGRFGTILISAEILPTPRPAEEFCRYKKGEKCLVCVDRCPAGALTERGLDKEKCFKLLQENARVFPEFNQLACGKCATGPCAFRSR; via the coding sequence ATGCGACTTAAAAATAGGATAGAGAGTATTATCAAAGCAGCCGCCGCAAATCCGGGTACTGAGACTCGATACCGTGAACCTATTGTCGGATATGCTTCAACCGATGACCCTATTTTTGATGAGATGAAGAAAATTATTGGCCCTCATCACCTGCACCCAAAAGAAATTTTCCTTGAGGCAAGAACGGTTGTCACCTTCTTTTTGCCTTTTGAAAAGGACCTTGTGAAACGCAATTGGAAATCCCCTGACCCGGTAAAAGAATGGATTCAGGCTAGAAGCGAAACCGACTACCTGATAGAAGAAATCAATAAAAAGTTGAAGGCTGAACTGGCAAAGGAAGACGTAAAAGCAGTCGTGCCTGAGGTTACTTTTGATTACAAAAATAGAGGTTTTGACTTTGCCTGGTCCCACAAAAGTGCAGCTTTTGCAGCCGGGCTTGGTACTTTCGGGTTTCATCACATGCTGATCACAAAAGCCGGGTGTGCAGGCCGCTTCGGAACAATACTGATTTCAGCAGAAATACTTCCTACTCCCCGTCCTGCTGAAGAATTCTGCCGTTATAAAAAAGGAGAGAAGTGCCTCGTCTGTGTGGATAGATGTCCAGCTGGGGCTCTTACTGAAAGAGGGCTTGATAAAGAAAAATGTTTCAAACTGCTTCAGGAAAACGCAAGAGTTTTCCCCGAATTCAATCAGCTTGCCTGTGGAAAATGTGCAACCGGACCCTGCGCTTTCAGGTCTCGCTGA
- a CDS encoding 50S ribosomal protein L1: protein MAEKTILEAVKKVLEESPKRNFSESVDLAINLKNLDMNQPKNRVDEEVILPHGLGKELKIGVFAKGDVGLRAKAAGAAYVISDVELDELAADKNRARALANECDLFIAETQFMPTIGKNLGIVLGPRGKMPIPLLPNKDIGELIQSKQNAVRLRSKDKLTFHVPVGRRDMNPDDLAENIETIVSRLERVLDKGRHNLRSVFVTTTMGKSERVV, encoded by the coding sequence ATGGCAGAAAAAACTATACTGGAAGCTGTCAAGAAAGTACTTGAAGAATCGCCAAAGCGCAATTTCTCTGAAAGTGTAGACCTGGCGATTAACTTAAAGAATCTTGACATGAACCAACCGAAGAATAGAGTCGATGAAGAAGTAATTCTTCCTCACGGGCTCGGAAAAGAACTGAAGATCGGCGTTTTTGCAAAAGGTGATGTGGGCCTGAGAGCAAAGGCTGCCGGTGCTGCGTATGTTATTTCTGATGTTGAGCTCGATGAACTGGCGGCTGACAAAAACAGAGCCAGGGCTCTTGCAAACGAATGTGACCTTTTTATCGCAGAAACCCAATTCATGCCAACTATTGGTAAGAATCTTGGTATTGTTCTCGGACCCAGAGGGAAAATGCCTATTCCGCTCTTGCCTAACAAGGATATAGGCGAACTTATCCAGAGCAAGCAAAATGCGGTAAGGTTGAGGTCTAAAGACAAGCTCACTTTCCATGTGCCTGTAGGCCGAAGGGATATGAATCCTGATGACCTTGCCGAAAACATAGAAACTATAGTGTCCAGACTGGAGCGTGTCCTGGATAAAGGCAGGCACAACCTGAGATCTGTCTTTGTCACGACAACTATGGGAAAATCCGAAAGGGTGGTTTAA
- a CDS encoding multiprotein bridging factor aMBF1 has translation MQCEICGAEIRGKPICITIDNSELQVCQKCASYGKPVDKRTPVSRKISPVVRMVTRTENRPKKDFFDILKDELLDDYDHIIREAREAKGWSQEDLAENIKEKASLIKKIERKEIVPEDSVRKKLEHALNIKLTERVEVSGQEVSHMKKDTTLGDIVKIKRK, from the coding sequence ATGCAATGCGAAATATGTGGTGCAGAGATCCGCGGAAAGCCTATATGCATTACAATTGATAACAGTGAACTCCAGGTCTGCCAAAAATGTGCTTCGTACGGTAAACCCGTTGATAAGCGAACTCCCGTGTCAAGAAAAATCTCTCCGGTGGTTCGAATGGTCACACGAACCGAAAATAGGCCAAAAAAGGATTTTTTCGATATTTTGAAAGATGAACTCCTGGATGACTATGATCATATTATCCGGGAAGCCAGAGAAGCCAAAGGCTGGTCTCAGGAGGATCTGGCTGAAAATATCAAGGAAAAAGCATCTCTGATCAAAAAAATAGAACGCAAAGAAATCGTACCGGAAGATTCCGTCCGAAAGAAACTCGAGCACGCTCTTAATATCAAACTTACGGAACGTGTAGAGGTCTCAGGGCAGGAAGTCTCTCACATGAAAAAAGATACTACCCTCGGAGATATTGTGAAAATAAAGAGAAAGTAA
- the rpl12p gene encoding 50S ribosomal protein P1 encodes MEYIYAALLLHNAGKAVTEDAVTAVLQAAGIEVNEARVKALVAALEGVDIEEAISKAAFAAPAAAAAPAAAAPAAEEAPAAEEEEEEEDTSEEDGMAGLGALFG; translated from the coding sequence ATGGAATACATATATGCAGCTCTTTTACTACACAACGCTGGTAAAGCAGTTACCGAAGATGCAGTCACTGCCGTTCTCCAGGCAGCAGGTATAGAAGTTAACGAAGCCAGAGTAAAGGCACTTGTCGCAGCCCTTGAAGGCGTGGACATCGAAGAAGCAATCTCAAAGGCAGCATTCGCAGCTCCCGCAGCCGCAGCAGCCCCTGCAGCAGCAGCTCCTGCAGCAGAAGAAGCTCCTGCAGCAGAAGAGGAAGAAGAGGAAGAAGATACCTCTGAAGAAGACGGAATGGCCGGTCTCGGCGCCCTCTTCGGATAA
- a CDS encoding transcription elongation factor Spt5 codes for MSEDSQIFVIKTTANQERSVATALARVSKKEKLDIRAILAPDELKGYVLVEAPKSGIVEQAIQTIPHARALVKGSSSIAEIEHFLKPKPTVTGIKEGAIIEVTSGPFKGEKARVKRVDEGHEEITVELFDAVVPIPITIRGDTVRILKKEEE; via the coding sequence ATGAGTGAGGATTCTCAGATATTTGTAATTAAAACCACGGCAAACCAGGAAAGATCGGTTGCAACAGCTCTTGCCAGGGTTTCAAAAAAGGAGAAGCTGGATATAAGGGCAATTCTAGCTCCTGATGAGCTAAAAGGATATGTCCTGGTCGAGGCTCCTAAATCCGGAATTGTAGAACAGGCAATTCAGACTATTCCCCATGCACGGGCTCTTGTGAAAGGGAGCTCTTCAATTGCTGAAATCGAGCACTTCCTTAAACCCAAACCAACAGTGACAGGAATCAAAGAAGGGGCTATAATTGAGGTCACTTCAGGACCCTTTAAAGGGGAGAAAGCCCGGGTTAAGAGGGTTGATGAAGGACATGAGGAAATTACTGTGGAACTGTTCGATGCTGTGGTTCCGATTCCCATAACGATTCGTGGCGACACTGTCAGAATCCTTAAAAAAGAGGAAGAGTGA